In Synechococcus sp. PCC 6312, one genomic interval encodes:
- the gshA gene encoding glutamate--cysteine ligase, whose amino-acid sequence MLSKGFEVEIYTGRPNGKIVGLSDQIVQALDGFVREPDSRNVEYTTPPVYLYDQALCDLLRPRMRLRRYLRGLGDYTLIPGSTLSLGESQTFYRSDPQNPYHDYIEQTYHTKVVTASIHINVGISDLETLIRACRLIRVEAPLFLALSAASPFLDGEVTGYHSTRWAVFPKTPTVVPLFTSHQHFIAWTKEQLGLGTMQNVRHLWSAVRPNGDRRPYDLNRLELRICDLVTDPISLLAITALLEARLLQVIENPELDPLIQSNLVRSGLDLAALADENEIAVAHHSMTAELKHWQDGRKISASDWISELYEQVYPTAKQQGFSCFLNPVKKILREGNTAQKWLKQYTQGQSVTSIIQEAILQLQAEESDLEDKLCQTLPDLIPV is encoded by the coding sequence GTGTTATCGAAAGGATTTGAGGTTGAAATTTATACCGGCAGGCCCAATGGCAAGATTGTTGGTTTATCAGATCAAATTGTCCAGGCCTTAGATGGCTTTGTCCGTGAACCCGATAGCCGCAATGTGGAATATACAACGCCACCCGTTTATCTCTATGATCAAGCCCTTTGTGATCTGCTGCGGCCCAGGATGCGACTCCGGCGATATTTACGGGGCTTGGGGGACTATACCTTAATTCCAGGGAGCACCCTGTCTTTGGGGGAAAGCCAAACATTTTATCGCTCAGATCCCCAAAATCCCTATCATGACTATATTGAGCAGACCTATCACACCAAAGTTGTTACGGCTAGCATTCACATCAATGTTGGTATCTCAGATTTAGAAACCTTGATCCGGGCCTGCCGCTTAATTCGAGTCGAAGCCCCTCTGTTTTTAGCCTTAAGTGCTGCCTCCCCCTTCTTAGATGGTGAAGTCACGGGCTACCACTCCACCCGTTGGGCCGTCTTTCCGAAAACCCCGACCGTTGTCCCCCTGTTTACCTCACATCAGCATTTTATTGCTTGGACAAAAGAACAACTTGGCCTGGGAACGATGCAAAATGTCCGCCATCTCTGGAGTGCAGTCCGGCCCAATGGTGATCGCCGCCCCTATGATTTAAATCGCTTAGAACTGCGCATTTGTGACCTAGTGACCGATCCGATTTCTTTGTTAGCGATTACGGCTCTGTTGGAAGCTCGCTTACTCCAAGTCATCGAAAATCCTGAACTTGATCCTCTGATTCAAAGTAATTTAGTTCGCTCTGGCCTGGATTTGGCAGCCTTGGCCGATGAGAATGAAATTGCCGTGGCCCACCATAGCATGACCGCTGAGTTAAAACATTGGCAGGATGGACGAAAAATTTCCGCTTCTGATTGGATTAGTGAACTATACGAACAGGTTTATCCGACCGCCAAACAACAGGGGTTTAGTTGCTTCCTTAATCCAGTTAAGAAAATCCTCCGAGAGGGTAACACGGCTCAAAAATGGTTGAAGCAATATACTCAAGGTCAATCGGTAACGAGTATTATCCAAGAGGCAATTTTGCAACTCCAGGCCGAGGAATCAGATTTAGAGGATAAACTTTGTCAAACCTTGCCTGATTTAATTCCGGTTTAG
- the lnt gene encoding apolipoprotein N-acyltransferase, which yields MSILKRVRLSGTGRGLTLFFLGLLTGLSLPPWGIWGLAWVGLAPVWIVATVNADKKGIGARFRQGFFWAACWGLGFYGWGLAWITGLHPLTWMGLSPVQSLAVALGAWFIVTVWGVVLVGAWGGIMAALITQEKSWLLELLMGVTLWCLLEGLWTRSPLWWTSYALTQSPGNLAILHWGQVSGPNTICGLLLLVNGMIAQAWKQSLTYPKRLKLWLLPILVWGITQGIGWLWLQTPLSPHNQAPLQIGLIQGNIPTRIKLTPRGINQALERYSQSYQSLVNQGADVVLTPEAAIPLVWPDPRLNELNHGIAEHQIPLWLGVFMPVPNQTNTLTQSLITLTGKTTPFSQFNKVKLVPLGEYIPEFLQGFISRLSTATSQLRPGTLDQQFQTPFGPAIVGICFDSAFSGVFRAQAQRGGQWIMTVANNDPYDATMMRQHQAQDILRAIETDRYGIRATNTGLSGVTDPHGHTLWLSDYREWQTYLAKIYLRQTQTLYVQYGDWLTPILVGLGGVWWLQTTLSKS from the coding sequence TTGAGTATTCTAAAGCGGGTTAGGTTGTCAGGAACAGGGCGAGGGCTTACTTTATTTTTCCTTGGGTTACTGACCGGATTATCCTTGCCACCGTGGGGAATTTGGGGTCTGGCCTGGGTTGGGTTAGCTCCGGTGTGGATCGTTGCAACAGTTAACGCTGACAAAAAAGGAATTGGGGCTAGATTTCGGCAGGGATTTTTTTGGGCTGCGTGTTGGGGATTGGGGTTTTATGGTTGGGGCCTGGCCTGGATTACCGGGCTACATCCCTTGACGTGGATGGGGTTATCTCCGGTGCAGAGCCTTGCCGTGGCATTGGGAGCCTGGTTCATTGTTACAGTCTGGGGGGTAGTGCTGGTCGGGGCCTGGGGAGGAATCATGGCAGCCCTGATCACTCAGGAAAAATCTTGGCTGTTGGAATTGCTGATGGGGGTGACACTTTGGTGCTTATTAGAGGGCCTTTGGACACGCTCGCCCCTCTGGTGGACATCCTATGCTTTAACTCAGAGTCCGGGAAATTTAGCAATTCTCCATTGGGGACAAGTATCAGGCCCTAATACTATTTGTGGGTTGTTACTGCTGGTGAATGGGATGATAGCCCAGGCCTGGAAGCAATCCTTAACCTATCCCAAACGTCTCAAACTCTGGTTACTCCCAATCTTAGTTTGGGGAATCACCCAAGGGATTGGCTGGCTCTGGCTCCAAACACCCTTATCCCCCCATAACCAGGCCCCACTGCAAATTGGGCTGATCCAGGGCAATATCCCCACCCGAATTAAACTCACGCCTCGCGGCATTAACCAGGCCCTAGAACGATACAGTCAAAGCTATCAGAGCTTAGTTAATCAAGGGGCGGATGTGGTTTTAACTCCAGAAGCGGCCATTCCCCTAGTCTGGCCTGATCCAAGATTAAATGAGCTAAATCATGGGATTGCTGAACATCAAATTCCCCTGTGGTTGGGGGTTTTTATGCCTGTCCCCAATCAAACCAATACCCTGACCCAAAGTTTAATTACCCTGACGGGGAAAACAACTCCTTTTAGTCAGTTCAATAAAGTCAAGTTAGTCCCCTTGGGTGAATATATCCCTGAATTTTTACAAGGGTTTATCTCCCGCCTTTCCACCGCCACATCCCAATTACGCCCAGGCACGTTAGATCAACAGTTTCAAACCCCCTTTGGCCCAGCTATTGTTGGCATTTGCTTTGACTCAGCATTTTCCGGTGTGTTTCGAGCTCAAGCCCAGCGGGGTGGACAGTGGATTATGACCGTAGCGAATAATGATCCCTACGATGCCACGATGATGCGACAACACCAGGCCCAGGACATTCTCAGAGCCATTGAAACCGACCGTTATGGGATCCGCGCCACCAATACCGGGCTTTCTGGCGTAACAGACCCCCATGGACACACCCTTTGGTTATCTGATTATCGAGAGTGGCAAACCTATCTGGCCAAAATCTATCTGCGACAAACCCAAACCCTCTATGTCCAATATGGAGACTGGTTAACCCCTATTCTGGTGGGGCTAGGAGGGGTATGGTGGCTGCAAACAACGCTCTCAAAGTCATGA
- a CDS encoding DUF2237 family protein codes for MNLDELNQSPKNVLGTPLQTCSTNPMTGFYRTGCCETGPDDRGVHVVCAQVTPAFLNYTKDQGNDLTTPAPHFNFPGLKPGDRWCLCASRWHEALVMGVAPPVILESTHIAALNHVALEDLKHHALKP; via the coding sequence TTGAACCTCGATGAGTTAAATCAGTCCCCTAAAAATGTTCTCGGAACTCCCCTCCAAACTTGCAGTACCAATCCCATGACAGGCTTTTATCGCACGGGTTGCTGCGAGACAGGGCCAGATGATCGGGGTGTCCATGTGGTTTGCGCCCAAGTTACGCCCGCCTTTTTGAATTACACCAAAGACCAAGGGAATGATCTGACGACACCCGCGCCCCACTTCAATTTTCCAGGCCTGAAACCGGGAGATCGCTGGTGTTTATGTGCAAGCCGCTGGCATGAAGCACTAGTGATGGGAGTAGCCCCGCCCGTTATCCTGGAATCAACCCATATCGCGGCTCTAAACCATGTTGCCTTAGAAGACCTGAAACACCACGCCCTTAAACCCTGA
- the ruvX gene encoding Holliday junction resolvase RuvX, which produces MISALGLDFGRKRIGLAACDQLGLIAFGLETLIHRSFTEDAQAIGRICQQREVQQLVVGLPFRMNGEIGTQARHVQRWGERLAEVLNLPVVFVDERLTSYQAEEMLRQRGYRRHSHRQRSTSQLTVDSQAAAIILQQWLDQQRSAVTAKCYAS; this is translated from the coding sequence ATGATTTCGGCCCTAGGCCTGGATTTTGGCCGGAAACGGATTGGCTTAGCGGCCTGCGATCAATTGGGTCTAATTGCCTTTGGCCTGGAGACTTTGATTCATCGCTCCTTTACGGAAGATGCCCAGGCCATTGGTCGCATTTGCCAGCAACGCGAGGTTCAGCAGCTAGTCGTTGGTTTGCCTTTTCGGATGAACGGCGAAATTGGGACCCAGGCCCGTCATGTCCAACGCTGGGGAGAACGGTTGGCAGAAGTCCTAAATCTCCCTGTTGTTTTTGTGGATGAGCGGCTCACCTCTTACCAGGCCGAAGAAATGTTACGGCAACGGGGCTATCGGCGGCATTCCCATCGGCAGCGATCCACCTCCCAACTGACGGTTGATAGCCAAGCGGCGGCGATCATTCTCCAACAATGGCTTGATCAGCAACGTTCAGCGGTGACAGCCAAGTGTTATGCTTCGTAG
- a CDS encoding tRNA (cytidine(34)-2'-O)-methyltransferase, whose protein sequence is MPRVVLIYPEIPPNTGNIARSCAATGTELHLIEPLGFRITDRDLKRAGIDYWPYVDVNCHRCWEEFHEMAQARGGRYVGFMARGKTNYWEVRYQETDWLLFGSESSGIPPEIAAVCDVSAFIPMPQAKVRSLNLSVSAALGLFEAYRQLTFAKD, encoded by the coding sequence ATGCCTCGTGTGGTTTTGATTTATCCCGAAATTCCGCCCAATACTGGCAATATTGCGAGATCCTGCGCGGCAACGGGAACCGAATTACATTTAATTGAACCCCTCGGTTTTCGGATTACGGATCGGGATTTGAAACGGGCAGGAATTGATTATTGGCCCTATGTGGATGTCAATTGTCACCGTTGTTGGGAGGAATTTCACGAAATGGCCCAGGCCCGGGGTGGTCGGTATGTGGGCTTTATGGCGCGGGGTAAAACAAATTATTGGGAGGTGAGGTATCAAGAAACGGACTGGTTGTTGTTTGGCAGCGAAAGTAGTGGGATTCCCCCGGAAATTGCCGCGGTTTGTGATGTATCTGCTTTTATTCCCATGCCCCAGGCCAAGGTACGGAGTTTGAATTTATCAGTCAGTGCCGCCTTGGGATTATTTGAGGCTTATCGTCAGTTAACGTTTGCTAAAGATTAG
- a CDS encoding DUF3727 domain-containing protein, whose amino-acid sequence MGRNNTGQNNNSEWSPTDPQQEREQVTLLDEFGRALDCFIEFSLKFSDQEYALLQPIDFPVEIFVVLADSDDEETLIPLEDEDIDPVFDIARAILAEQNLMLKRTAHFLTVEGEVPLADEVEIVTFEEDEGSEQEEEYQPLGSKFFHQDREYAIYMPLSPMLLVARLRPGHKPEVLSPQDFQHIQPLIEEHLEKHLVDWVGDEEEDW is encoded by the coding sequence ATGGGTCGAAACAACACCGGGCAGAACAATAACTCAGAGTGGTCACCCACGGATCCTCAGCAAGAGCGTGAGCAAGTGACCCTGCTCGATGAGTTTGGGCGAGCACTCGATTGTTTTATTGAATTTAGTCTGAAATTTAGTGATCAAGAATATGCGCTGTTACAGCCGATTGATTTTCCGGTGGAAATCTTTGTGGTGCTGGCTGATAGCGATGATGAAGAAACCTTAATACCCCTGGAAGATGAGGACATTGACCCGGTTTTTGATATTGCTCGGGCTATCTTGGCAGAACAAAACTTGATGTTGAAACGAACGGCCCATTTCCTAACCGTGGAAGGGGAAGTGCCATTGGCAGATGAGGTGGAAATTGTCACCTTTGAAGAAGATGAAGGCAGCGAACAGGAGGAAGAATATCAGCCCCTGGGTTCCAAGTTCTTTCATCAGGATCGAGAATATGCCATCTATATGCCCCTCAGTCCAATGCTCTTGGTGGCCCGCCTCCGGCCTGGTCATAAACCAGAAGTTCTCTCCCCCCAGGATTTTCAACACATTCAACCCTTAATTGAAGAGCATCTCGAAAAGCACCTCGTTGACTGGGTGGGTGATGAGGAAGAGGATTGGTAA
- a CDS encoding phycobiliprotein lyase, translated as MDIQEFFGQSSGRWFSQRTSHHLAFKQTESGQSQLRIELVPVTDSAVIALCEQYQVDPALASCGARVSWDGTMAWDEEKHEGSTVLVTVPDAPDSQTGKLLREVGYAEKTPVAGRYVMGDDGSLTLITEYETMYSEERLWFASPNLRLRTSILKRFGGFSMATFCSEIRLGVTNPPEEAATVAASQ; from the coding sequence ATGGATATTCAAGAATTTTTTGGCCAGAGTTCCGGTCGCTGGTTTTCTCAACGGACTAGTCATCACCTGGCCTTCAAACAAACCGAGTCGGGCCAGTCTCAGTTAAGGATTGAGTTAGTTCCAGTTACGGATTCAGCGGTTATTGCTTTGTGTGAACAATATCAAGTTGATCCGGCCTTAGCCAGTTGTGGGGCACGGGTCAGTTGGGATGGCACCATGGCCTGGGATGAAGAAAAGCATGAAGGCTCTACGGTTTTAGTCACGGTTCCCGATGCCCCGGATTCCCAAACAGGTAAACTTTTACGGGAAGTCGGTTATGCGGAAAAAACACCCGTGGCTGGACGATATGTGATGGGGGATGATGGTTCCCTCACCCTGATTACGGAATATGAAACCATGTACTCCGAAGAACGGCTTTGGTTTGCCAGTCCCAATTTGCGCCTGCGCACCAGTATTCTGAAGCGATTTGGTGGCTTTAGTATGGCTACCTTCTGCTCAGAAATTCGTTTGGGTGTCACCAACCCCCCTGAGGAAGCTGCCACCGTTGCGGCCAGTCAATAA
- a CDS encoding DUF29 domain-containing protein: MNPQISAPLSLYDLDFQAWTQKQAEYLRTHNIEQLDFENLAEEIAALGKQQQQELENRLGILLGHLLKWQYQPQYRSKSWQATIREQRRQIKRLISKNPSLKSYWSEAIAEGYLNGLDLVDRETPLKLSELPEVCSFSVDEIFDAPIEFECD; this comes from the coding sequence ATGAATCCTCAAATTTCTGCTCCTCTTTCTCTTTACGATCTTGATTTCCAGGCCTGGACTCAGAAGCAAGCAGAGTATTTACGCACTCATAACATTGAACAGCTAGATTTTGAGAACTTGGCCGAGGAGATTGCAGCATTGGGTAAACAGCAACAACAGGAACTCGAAAATCGCTTGGGAATTCTGTTGGGACATTTATTGAAATGGCAATATCAACCCCAATACCGTAGTAAAAGTTGGCAGGCTACAATTCGAGAACAGCGGCGGCAAATTAAGCGACTAATCAGCAAAAACCCAAGTCTAAAGTCCTATTGGTCAGAAGCGATAGCTGAAGGCTATTTAAATGGACTAGATTTAGTTGACCGTGAAACACCCTTAAAACTATCAGAACTCCCAGAAGTTTGTTCGTTTTCAGTTGATGAAATTTTTGATGCACCGATTGAATTTGAATGCGATTAA
- a CDS encoding YqeG family HAD IIIA-type phosphatase encodes MTPLDFASLLQPNLVLGENVLLLTPSLLLEHDLKGLILDVDDTLVPTWEEDVPPEVLAWLTDIKGQVSLWLVSNNLNHSRIRRIAETLGVPFLMGAAKPSRRKLRQALHAMNLPNAQVAMVGDRVFTDVLAGNRLGMFTILVRPMANKAHPARGIFLIRSLEIFISRLLGADISNQA; translated from the coding sequence ATGACCCCGTTGGATTTTGCGTCCCTACTCCAGCCCAATCTTGTTCTCGGGGAAAATGTCCTGTTGCTGACACCATCGTTGTTGTTAGAGCATGATCTCAAGGGTTTGATTCTGGATGTGGATGATACCCTCGTACCAACTTGGGAGGAGGATGTCCCACCAGAAGTCCTGGCCTGGTTAACGGACATTAAAGGGCAGGTGTCCCTCTGGTTGGTTAGTAACAATCTCAATCACAGTCGGATTCGCCGGATTGCCGAAACCTTGGGAGTCCCGTTTTTGATGGGAGCGGCCAAACCCTCTCGTCGTAAACTGCGCCAGGCTCTACACGCGATGAATTTACCCAATGCCCAAGTCGCGATGGTCGGAGATCGAGTCTTCACGGATGTTTTGGCCGGCAACCGCTTAGGAATGTTTACAATTTTAGTCCGTCCTATGGCCAACAAAGCCCACCCAGCCCGCGGCATTTTCCTAATCCGCTCCTTAGAAATTTTTATTTCTCGATTACTGGGGGCCGACATTAGCAACCAGGCCTAG
- the leuB gene encoding 3-isopropylmalate dehydrogenase: MTSYRITLLAGDGIGPEIMAVAVAVLEAVAPKFGLSWKFTPALMGGAAIDATGDPLPPETLATCRQSDAVLLAAIGGYKWDNLPRHLRPETGLLGLRAGLGLFANLRPAQILPQLIEASSLKPEIVAGVDIMVVRELTGGIYFGQPKGIFSTESGEKRGVNTMAYTESEIDRIGRVAFETARQRGKRLCSVDKANVLEVSQLWRDRMSLLAQDYPDVELSHLYVDNAAMQLVRAPKQFDTIVTGNLFGDILSDAAAMLTGSIGMLPSASLGSTGPGVFEPVHGSAPDIAGQNKANPLAMVLSAAMMLRYGLHQPGPAQAIEQAVLTVLDQGKRTGDLMGPGMTLLGCQEMGQALLDVLG, encoded by the coding sequence ATGACCTCCTATCGCATTACTCTCTTGGCTGGTGATGGCATTGGCCCGGAAATTATGGCCGTTGCTGTTGCTGTTCTTGAAGCGGTGGCCCCAAAATTTGGTCTCTCTTGGAAATTTACCCCAGCCTTGATGGGCGGTGCGGCGATTGATGCGACTGGAGACCCCTTACCCCCGGAAACATTGGCAACTTGTCGGCAGAGTGATGCGGTGTTATTAGCTGCCATTGGGGGCTACAAATGGGACAATTTACCCCGGCATTTACGCCCAGAGACGGGTTTGTTGGGACTGCGGGCTGGCCTGGGGTTGTTTGCCAATTTACGGCCCGCCCAGATTTTGCCGCAACTGATTGAGGCGTCTTCCCTGAAGCCAGAAATTGTCGCCGGTGTAGATATTATGGTGGTGCGGGAACTGACGGGAGGAATTTACTTTGGTCAGCCCAAGGGGATTTTTAGCACGGAATCCGGGGAAAAACGGGGTGTAAACACGATGGCTTATACCGAGTCGGAAATTGATCGGATTGGGCGAGTGGCCTTTGAGACAGCCCGACAGCGGGGGAAAAGACTCTGTTCGGTAGATAAGGCTAATGTCTTAGAAGTCTCCCAACTCTGGCGGGATCGGATGAGTTTGTTAGCCCAAGACTATCCTGATGTGGAACTCAGTCATCTCTATGTGGATAATGCGGCGATGCAGTTGGTACGCGCTCCTAAGCAATTTGACACGATTGTGACTGGGAACCTATTTGGGGACATTTTATCGGATGCAGCGGCGATGTTAACAGGCAGTATTGGGATGCTCCCTTCAGCCAGTTTGGGATCTACCGGGCCTGGGGTGTTTGAACCCGTTCATGGCTCTGCTCCAGATATTGCCGGTCAAAATAAAGCAAATCCTTTGGCTATGGTACTGAGTGCTGCGATGATGCTCCGTTATGGTCTTCATCAACCCGGCCCGGCCCAGGCCATTGAACAGGCAGTCTTAACCGTTTTGGATCAGGGCAAACGGACAGGGGATTTGATGGGGCCGGGGATGACCCTTTTAGGCTGCCAAGAAATGGGCCAAGCCCTCCTGGATGTTCTTGGCTAA
- a CDS encoding SpoIID/LytB domain-containing protein, producing MLLLSRLLLRQIAPPSFLGLITWWLLITPGLALELRVAVQQNLSQVKVASSTPANILDSNGRQIANLQVLQGTAVLSGSGVSLGRMSGSRLWIEPTQGGLVQVGERWYRGRLELIGTGKGLAAVNHIDLEAYLPSVVGKEMYPTWPLESLKAQAVAARTYALYRRGRELRRGTSLFDLGDSVLFQAYPGVATETASTITAVQATQGQVLTYNGQLIEAVFHSASGGHTENSEQVWSGAVPYLRGVPDFDQTAPVYQWTIQLTATQLRQRIPGIGNILAFQPTQVSPQGRIMQVQVIGDAGTRTMTGPQIRSALGLRSTLFTTQPELPLVASQTNSRIPPSSFLISGRGSGHGLGMSQWGALGMANQGYTYDQILTYYYQGVTISQMRN from the coding sequence ATGCTCCTCCTCAGCCGTCTCTTATTGCGTCAAATTGCCCCGCCTAGTTTCCTGGGACTCATCACTTGGTGGCTGTTAATCACCCCAGGCCTGGCCTTGGAATTACGGGTAGCGGTGCAGCAAAATCTCTCACAGGTGAAGGTCGCGAGTTCAACCCCAGCCAATATTCTTGATAGTAATGGGCGGCAAATTGCCAATTTACAAGTCTTACAGGGAACGGCAGTTTTATCGGGCAGTGGCGTTAGTTTGGGGCGGATGTCGGGGTCGCGTTTATGGATTGAACCCACCCAAGGCGGCTTAGTCCAAGTGGGAGAACGGTGGTATCGGGGGCGGTTGGAATTGATTGGCACGGGTAAGGGACTGGCGGCTGTGAATCACATTGATTTAGAAGCCTATCTTCCCAGTGTCGTGGGCAAGGAAATGTATCCCACCTGGCCCCTAGAATCTCTCAAAGCCCAGGCCGTTGCCGCCCGTACCTATGCCCTTTATCGGCGCGGCCGGGAACTTAGACGGGGAACAAGTCTATTTGACTTAGGTGATTCTGTCTTATTCCAGGCCTATCCAGGAGTGGCGACAGAAACAGCAAGTACTATTACCGCAGTGCAAGCAACCCAGGGCCAAGTCCTCACCTACAACGGGCAACTCATCGAAGCGGTCTTTCATTCGGCATCCGGTGGGCATACCGAAAACTCGGAGCAGGTCTGGTCTGGAGCGGTTCCCTACCTCCGCGGCGTGCCTGACTTTGACCAAACAGCCCCCGTGTATCAATGGACAATTCAACTCACAGCAACCCAACTGCGGCAACGCATTCCCGGTATTGGTAACATTTTGGCGTTTCAACCGACTCAAGTTAGCCCTCAAGGTCGGATTATGCAAGTTCAGGTGATTGGGGATGCTGGCACAAGGACAATGACAGGGCCGCAGATTCGTTCAGCCTTGGGCCTCCGTTCAACCCTCTTTACGACTCAACCGGAACTCCCCCTCGTTGCCAGCCAAACTAACTCCCGCATTCCACCGAGTAGTTTTCTCATTTCGGGGCGTGGGAGTGGCCATGGCCTGGGGATGAGTCAGTGGGGAGCCTTGGGCATGGCCAATCAGGGTTATACCTATGACCAAATTCTCACCTACTATTACCAAGGAGTCACCATTAGCCAGATGAGGAATTAA
- the rplU gene encoding 50S ribosomal protein L21: MTYAIIATSGQQLRVEPGRFFDVNQIPADPETTLTLDQVLLVQTGTEVLVGQPLVTGAVVTAEVMQHLRGPKIVIYKMQPKKKTRKKQGHRQELTRIMVTDILVDGRSIVGETSAEVVTA, from the coding sequence ATGACCTATGCCATTATTGCCACCAGCGGCCAACAACTGCGAGTCGAACCCGGCCGATTTTTTGATGTGAATCAGATCCCTGCTGACCCAGAAACAACCTTAACCCTGGATCAAGTCCTCCTGGTACAAACTGGGACAGAGGTTCTCGTCGGCCAACCTTTGGTGACTGGAGCGGTGGTGACGGCTGAGGTTATGCAACATCTGCGGGGGCCGAAAATCGTGATTTACAAAATGCAGCCCAAGAAAAAGACCCGTAAAAAGCAAGGGCATCGTCAAGAGCTAACCCGGATTATGGTGACAGATATTTTGGTTGACGGTCGCTCGATTGTTGGGGAAACCTCAGCCGAAGTTGTCACCGCCTAA
- the rpmA gene encoding 50S ribosomal protein L27, which yields MAHKKGTGSTRNGRDSNAQRLGVKRFGGEVVKAGNILIRQRGTKVHPGTNVGRGSDDTLFATIEGVVTFERFGKSRKRISVYPLEA from the coding sequence ATGGCACATAAGAAAGGCACCGGCAGTACCCGTAACGGTCGTGACTCAAACGCGCAACGCCTGGGGGTCAAACGCTTCGGTGGGGAAGTGGTCAAAGCGGGTAATATTCTCATTCGGCAACGGGGCACAAAAGTCCATCCTGGAACCAATGTGGGCCGGGGGAGTGATGATACTTTGTTTGCCACCATTGAGGGAGTAGTGACCTTTGAACGGTTTGGTAAAAGTCGCAAACGGATTAGTGTTTATCCTTTGGAAGCATAA
- a CDS encoding carbohydrate kinase has translation MLPSVLCFGEVLEDCITKDNQRHCYLGGAPANVAAGLVKLGTPAGFIGAVGKDAIGDRIVEQLQGLGVNLTGIQRVNQAPTRQVLVQHQANGDREFVGFAPADSPFFADEQLQAKALPKSLIESAQFLVLGTLGFATATTGQALGRVLELAHLQQIKVLIDVNWRPIFWKDPDLAKSLILELLPQAQVIKLAAEEAAWLFQTTEPARIKDQVQGHIGLVVVTDGERGCQFSTGIISGELPAFRVKVTDTTGAGDGFVAGLLHCLCPVKELQNAFTNATFLTQSLQFASAVGAMVTQGAGATAPQPTASEVQRFLDRL, from the coding sequence ATGCTGCCCTCTGTGCTCTGTTTTGGGGAGGTCTTAGAAGACTGTATTACGAAAGATAATCAACGGCATTGTTATTTAGGGGGTGCGCCGGCCAATGTCGCCGCTGGCCTGGTCAAGCTGGGAACTCCGGCGGGGTTTATTGGGGCAGTCGGGAAAGATGCGATTGGAGATCGGATTGTTGAACAATTACAGGGCCTGGGGGTTAATCTGACCGGTATTCAACGGGTAAACCAGGCCCCCACCCGTCAAGTTCTAGTTCAACACCAGGCCAATGGCGACCGCGAGTTTGTCGGGTTTGCTCCGGCAGATTCCCCTTTCTTTGCCGATGAACAGCTCCAGGCTAAGGCCTTACCCAAATCCCTCATCGAGTCGGCCCAATTTTTAGTCTTAGGAACCTTAGGATTTGCCACAGCCACTACCGGACAGGCCTTGGGCCGAGTTTTGGAATTGGCTCACCTCCAGCAAATCAAGGTGTTAATAGATGTCAACTGGCGGCCGATTTTCTGGAAAGACCCTGACTTAGCAAAATCCTTAATTCTGGAACTTTTACCCCAGGCCCAGGTGATTAAACTCGCAGCGGAAGAGGCCGCTTGGCTATTTCAGACCACAGAGCCAGCCAGAATTAAAGATCAGGTGCAAGGACACATTGGCCTGGTGGTGGTGACGGATGGGGAACGGGGCTGTCAATTTTCAACAGGGATAATTTCGGGAGAATTACCGGCTTTTAGGGTCAAGGTTACGGATACCACAGGGGCGGGGGATGGCTTTGTCGCCGGACTCCTCCATTGCCTCTGTCCAGTGAAGGAGCTGCAAAATGCCTTCACCAATGCAACATTCCTCACTCAATCCCTCCAATTTGCCAGTGCAGTCGGGGCGATGGTTACCCAAGGAGCCGGCGCAACTGCTCCCCAACCCACAGCCTCAGAGGTGCAGAGGTTTTTAGACCGTCTTTAA